Proteins found in one Coffea eugenioides isolate CCC68of chromosome 5, Ceug_1.0, whole genome shotgun sequence genomic segment:
- the LOC113769853 gene encoding zinc finger protein CONSTANS-LIKE 9: MGYMCDFCGEQRSIVYCRSDAASLCLSCDRNVHSANALSRRHSRTLVCERCNLQPAFVRCIEEKISLCPNCDWLGHGGSNTGSTHKRQAVSCYSGCPSAAELSTIWPFFLDFPLVGDSKCEQIMGSMSINEVSRDSQGAQGKKNIQDASVAVGVTNIQNVDKSTAWTGSSMLPYDTKLQNIELPAASTCAGSPKLSCFGAKGQTVCEDDSFYENFNMDEVDLSIENYDELFGAALDNPEKLFENDDIDGLFGMEISGADSNCQDAHLMEGSSMGRINGIQPACSTAASADSMMSCKTEPNICFARQAHSSLSFSGLTGESSAGDYQDCGASSLLLMGEPPWCPPCPESSNLASSRSNAVMRYKEKKKTRKFEKKVRYASRKARADVRRRVKGRFVKAGDAYDYDPMTPTRSY; this comes from the exons ATGGGTTATATGTGTGATTTTTGTGGCGAGCAAAGGTCTATTGTGTATTGTCGGTCTGATGCAGCTTCATTATGTTTGTCCTGTGACCGTAATGTCCATTCTGCAAATGCCCTTTCACGCCGACATTCCAGAACACTTGTCTGTGAAAGATGCAACTTGCAGCCTGCATTTGTTAGATGTATTGAGGAGAAGATATCTCTTTGTCCGAATTGTGATTGGTTGGGTCATGGTGGTTCCAATACAGGTTCCACACATAAGAGGCAAGCTGTTAGTTGTTATTCTGGTTGCCCTTCGGCTGCAGAACTCTCAACAATTTGGCCATTCTTCCTAGATTTCCCTTTGGTTGGTGATTCCAAATGTGAGCAGATTATGGGGTCAATGAGCATCAATGAAGTTTCAAGAGATAGCCAAGGGGCTCAAGGAAAAAAGAACATTCAAGATGCATCTGTGGCAGTTGGAGTTACCAACATTCAAAATGTGGATAAATCAACTGCTTGGACAGGGTCATCAATGCTTCCATATGACACAAAGCTACAGAATATTGAATTGCCTGCTGCATCTACATGTGCTGGTTCACCCAAG CTTTCCTGTTTTGGAGCAAAAGGACAAACAGTTTGTGAAGATGATAGCTTCTATGAGAATTTCAATATGGATGAAGTTGACTTGAGTATTGAGAATTATGATGAACTTTTTGGAGCAGCTCTTGATAATCCTGAAAAGCTTTTCGAAAATGATGATATTGATGGTCTTTTCGGGATGGAGATATCTGGTGCCGATTCCAACTGCCAGGATGCACATCTCATGGAG GGGTCATCAATGGGGCGTATTAATGGCATACAGCCAGCATGCAGCACTGCAGCTTCTGCAGATTCCATGATGAGCTGTAAGACAGAACCTAATATATGTTTTGCTCGGCAAGCTCACTCGAGCCTCTCATTTTCTGGTCTAACTGGAGAGAGTAGTGCTGGTGATTATCAGGACTGTGGGGCCTCTTCATTGCTTCTTATGGGTGAGCCACCGTGGTGTCCTCCATGCCCTGAGAGTTCAAATCTTGCAAGTAGCCGGAGCAATGCTGTAATGCgttataaagaaaagaaaaagacacgCAA ATTTGAGAAGAAAGTAAGGTATGCTTCTCGCAAGGCAAGAGCTGATGTTAGAAGGCGCGTGAAGGGACGCTTTGTCAAAGCTGGTGATGCTTATGATTATGACCCGATGACTCCAACTAGAAGCTACTGA